From Armatimonadota bacterium, the proteins below share one genomic window:
- a CDS encoding dynamin family protein produces the protein MGEVLKHGKLEIKSNSISPEGENLEQTALAIAQAQNILEEAGPSYDSYLERLQLLKQRLNEERFHLAALGQFKRGKSTLLNALLGADVLPTSVIPVTAIPTFVQYGPKYTAKVRFINGETEDMIAEGTTEQLAEFLAKYVTEERNPRNRLGVHEVVLEYPSSLLQQGVVLIDTPGIGSTFRHNTEATLNFLSQCDAALFIISPDPPITEVEIDFLKEVLAKTTNTFFILNKADYLSGEELSKTVEFLKQALKDHAGIDNNIKIFCVSARDGLRAKLSGDEAGWVKSGMQAVQKHLVEFLANQKSSALRKAISKKASTVISDAVLHIGISLASLRIPLDKLEERMRLLQKKLDEVETQRLAQLDIIEGDRKRMIALLEDQAEHLRKKAKSRLLEIVRTNCSNGAVLNEDEIYKELAEAVPVLFEHELGELSRTLGKRAHEVFVRHKHNANELTESIRKAAAELFNVPYHKQDEGEDFEVKRRPYWITHQWSYSLSLLPENFIDRFLPVRIRRSRAIRRLYNQIETIVMQNVENVRWPTLQNLEDTFRKFANQITQQYREVATATRDAIEEAYRQRKEQAEAVQSDIAKLETTQYRLGEILKELELFIDSTQINCS, from the coding sequence TTGGGCGAAGTATTGAAACATGGCAAACTTGAAATAAAAAGTAACAGCATCTCACCCGAGGGGGAAAACCTCGAGCAAACGGCTCTGGCAATCGCACAGGCACAGAATATTTTGGAAGAAGCCGGACCCTCTTATGATTCATACTTAGAGAGGCTTCAGCTACTAAAGCAACGACTAAATGAAGAGCGGTTCCATTTGGCAGCGCTTGGCCAATTCAAACGCGGCAAGAGCACCCTCCTCAATGCCCTTCTCGGCGCTGATGTGCTTCCCACATCCGTCATTCCTGTTACAGCAATACCAACCTTCGTGCAGTACGGGCCGAAATATACTGCAAAAGTTAGATTCATAAATGGCGAAACAGAAGACATGATTGCCGAAGGGACAACCGAACAGCTTGCGGAATTCCTTGCAAAATATGTCACTGAGGAAAGAAATCCCCGCAACCGTCTAGGAGTTCACGAGGTAGTATTAGAATACCCATCTTCATTACTTCAGCAAGGGGTTGTATTAATTGACACGCCTGGAATTGGCTCAACGTTCCGCCACAACACCGAGGCAACTTTGAACTTTCTCTCACAGTGCGATGCTGCACTTTTTATTATTTCTCCTGACCCCCCCATTACAGAAGTCGAAATCGACTTTTTGAAAGAAGTCCTGGCTAAGACAACAAACACATTCTTCATTCTAAACAAAGCAGATTACCTCTCAGGCGAAGAGCTTTCAAAGACGGTCGAGTTCCTCAAGCAGGCTTTGAAAGACCACGCTGGAATCGATAACAATATCAAAATATTTTGCGTCTCAGCCCGGGATGGACTTCGGGCAAAGCTATCGGGAGATGAAGCAGGCTGGGTCAAAAGCGGAATGCAAGCAGTGCAAAAGCACCTTGTTGAATTTCTAGCAAACCAAAAATCATCAGCCCTGCGAAAAGCTATCTCTAAAAAAGCAAGCACCGTTATATCAGACGCCGTTCTCCACATCGGTATTTCTCTTGCATCGCTCCGTATACCTCTCGACAAGCTTGAGGAGCGAATGCGGCTACTTCAGAAAAAACTTGATGAGGTAGAAACCCAGCGGCTAGCCCAGTTAGACATCATAGAAGGCGATAGAAAAAGAATGATTGCTCTTTTGGAAGACCAAGCCGAGCATCTGCGGAAGAAAGCAAAGTCTCGGCTATTAGAAATTGTGCGTACAAATTGCTCTAACGGTGCTGTGCTCAACGAAGACGAAATCTACAAAGAATTAGCGGAAGCAGTTCCGGTGTTGTTTGAGCACGAACTTGGCGAACTATCGAGAACATTGGGAAAGAGGGCGCATGAAGTATTTGTACGGCATAAGCACAACGCTAATGAACTCACAGAAAGCATTCGCAAAGCGGCGGCAGAGTTGTTCAACGTTCCATATCACAAGCAGGATGAAGGCGAAGATTTCGAGGTCAAGCGGCGACCCTACTGGATTACGCATCAATGGAGCTATTCACTAAGCCTTCTACCGGAAAACTTTATCGACAGGTTCCTCCCAGTGCGAATTCGTCGCTCCCGTGCAATTCGCAGGCTATATAATCAGATAGAAACCATAGTGATGCAGAACGTCGAAAATGTCCGCTGGCCGACCCTTCAAAACCTCGAAGATACATTCCGCAAATTTGCAAACCAGATTACACAGCAGTATCGCGAAGTTGCCACAGCCACTCGCGATGCCATAGAGGAAGCCTATCGGCAGCGCAAGGAACAAGCGGAAGCAGTTCAATCTGACATAGCTAAGCTCGAAACAACTCAATACAGATTGGGTGAAATTTTAAAAGAGCTAGAATTATTCATTGATTCAACACAAATTAACTGTTCATAG
- a CDS encoding DUF6062 family protein, giving the protein MRSRKVSKHTTYYELLDAISNAPHCPLCEVEANSIKCYFDSLLHEGVNDNGVREALIRSQGYCQRHAHYLRNHGKGFEIAILYQDQVKQFLRRLDELQAIPSMIIRKGKRAWRQPDGECPACRMQYECRNRFGSTLIEWLDDQEMRRALEKSHGLCVPHFFALLDLAADANSRNLLIELQRAKTNLLLHELEEFCRKHDYRFSHEKFGKESDSWSRAIIMMVGKDGVF; this is encoded by the coding sequence ATGCGCTCACGTAAAGTCTCGAAACATACTACATATTATGAACTGCTTGATGCGATCAGTAACGCCCCACACTGCCCTTTATGTGAGGTTGAAGCAAACAGCATCAAATGCTACTTTGATTCACTATTGCACGAGGGTGTGAACGACAATGGGGTTCGCGAGGCTTTGATTCGTTCCCAAGGCTATTGCCAACGCCATGCACACTACCTTCGAAACCACGGGAAGGGCTTTGAAATTGCTATTTTGTACCAAGACCAGGTCAAACAATTTCTGCGAAGGCTCGACGAACTTCAAGCAATCCCATCTATGATAATTCGAAAAGGCAAAAGAGCTTGGCGGCAGCCGGACGGAGAATGTCCGGCATGTCGCATGCAGTACGAATGCCGAAACCGATTTGGAAGTACCCTAATCGAATGGCTTGATGACCAAGAAATGAGAAGGGCTCTTGAAAAAAGCCATGGGCTATGTGTTCCGCATTTCTTTGCTCTATTAGATTTAGCTGCGGACGCAAACTCAAGAAACTTATTAATCGAACTGCAACGTGCTAAAACAAATCTGCTTCTACACGAATTAGAAGAATTCTGCCGCAAACATGATTACCGCTTTAGCCATGAGAAGTTCGGCAAAGAATCAGACTCATGGTCCCGAGCAATCATAATGATGGTTGGCAAGGATGGCGTTTTTTGA
- a CDS encoding beta-galactosidase — protein sequence MYDIPRPEHPRPDFMRAAWQNLNGKWRFAIDNEKSGMEKGWYTGHDFPSEILVPFCPESKLSGIGVTDFMNAVWYRRHFKVDKALQGRRLLLHFGAVDYEARVWVNGHEVAHHRGGYTPFSADVTDVVDMNGENELVVYAVDELRTGFQPSGKQSHRLESYGCMYTRTTGIWQTVWLEAVPETYISSLAIWPDALNGRVALEIGITNPAKEISLEAKVLAGGKEVRSESLKQISGQNVLTISIPRPKLWWPGRPFLYDLRLCLLKDGKVTDEVMSYFGLRDVRIDGDRVLINGKPVFMRLILDQGFWPGGIYTAPSDAELKADIQRSMAYGFNGARLHQKVFEPRTLYWADKLGYILWGEFPDWGCSIANHPQARENFIREWTEVVLRDRNHPAIIVWMPLNEAHSSYDRYLPVFFRELYSLTKRLDPSRPFIDASGYTHVVTDIWDLHDYDQNPKSFAERYSPFGKDPKTETLARNDPKFEPPYTGQPVVVSEYGGIWWNPGQKDDKAWGYGDRPKTEKEFIERYRGLAKVLLENPHIAGFCYTQLTDVEQEVNGLYTYDRKPKFPPEKLKPIIAKKAAIER from the coding sequence ATGTATGACATTCCTAGACCAGAGCATCCTAGGCCAGATTTTATGAGGGCGGCTTGGCAGAATTTAAACGGCAAGTGGCGGTTCGCTATAGACAATGAAAAGTCAGGCATGGAAAAGGGCTGGTATACTGGTCACGACTTCCCATCTGAGATTCTCGTGCCATTTTGCCCAGAGAGCAAGCTTTCAGGAATTGGCGTGACAGATTTCATGAACGCTGTGTGGTACCGCCGGCATTTCAAGGTAGACAAGGCGCTTCAAGGCAGACGCCTGCTTCTTCATTTCGGTGCTGTGGACTATGAGGCTCGCGTTTGGGTCAATGGACATGAAGTTGCCCATCACAGAGGCGGCTATACTCCGTTTAGTGCGGATGTCACCGATGTGGTTGATATGAATGGCGAGAATGAGCTTGTGGTGTATGCCGTAGACGAATTGCGCACCGGGTTCCAACCCTCAGGTAAACAAAGCCATCGGCTTGAATCGTATGGATGCATGTATACGCGCACAACTGGAATTTGGCAGACGGTTTGGCTCGAGGCTGTGCCGGAGACGTACATCTCATCGCTAGCAATTTGGCCTGATGCGCTGAATGGTCGGGTCGCGCTTGAAATCGGAATCACAAATCCTGCGAAGGAAATTTCACTTGAGGCAAAGGTGCTTGCTGGTGGAAAAGAAGTTCGCTCCGAGAGCCTTAAGCAAATCAGTGGACAGAATGTGCTTACTATCAGTATACCTAGGCCTAAGCTGTGGTGGCCTGGGCGTCCGTTTCTCTACGACCTGCGCCTTTGCCTCCTTAAGGATGGAAAGGTTACTGATGAAGTGATGTCCTATTTTGGCTTGCGGGACGTGCGCATTGATGGCGACCGTGTGCTCATCAATGGCAAGCCTGTATTCATGCGTCTTATTTTAGACCAAGGCTTCTGGCCAGGTGGAATCTATACGGCGCCGTCGGATGCCGAACTCAAGGCAGATATTCAGAGGAGCATGGCTTATGGATTCAATGGTGCCCGCCTCCATCAAAAAGTCTTCGAACCGCGCACCCTCTATTGGGCGGACAAGCTTGGATACATCCTGTGGGGCGAATTCCCCGACTGGGGTTGCTCAATTGCAAATCATCCCCAAGCACGCGAGAACTTTATCCGCGAATGGACGGAGGTCGTCTTGCGCGATAGGAACCATCCCGCGATTATTGTATGGATGCCTCTGAACGAGGCGCATTCCAGCTATGATCGATATCTTCCAGTTTTCTTCCGCGAACTTTATAGTCTAACAAAGCGTCTTGACCCTTCGCGCCCATTCATTGATGCCAGCGGTTATACACACGTCGTAACGGATATCTGGGACCTCCACGATTATGACCAAAATCCTAAGTCATTTGCCGAGCGATACAGCCCCTTTGGCAAAGACCCGAAGACCGAGACCCTAGCGCGCAATGACCCAAAGTTCGAGCCGCCATATACTGGCCAGCCGGTCGTCGTTAGCGAGTACGGCGGAATTTGGTGGAACCCCGGACAAAAGGACGACAAGGCGTGGGGTTATGGAGATCGCCCGAAAACTGAAAAGGAGTTCATTGAGCGCTATAGGGGACTTGCAAAGGTGCTTCTCGAAAATCCACACATCGCTGGTTTCTGCTATACCCAGCTTACGGATGTAGAGCAAGAGGTCAATGGACTTTATACCTACGATAGGAAACCTAAATTCCCGCCAGAGAAGCTGAAGCCAATCATTGCGAAAAAGGCGGCAATTGAGAGGTAG